Proteins from a single region of Pseudarthrobacter sp. NIBRBAC000502772:
- a CDS encoding glycoside hydrolase family 15 protein, with protein MDFELTWFPSHLDVPAAVDVDAALSETVDYWTRWGEHCRQDGDYGGAVKRSLLVLRALTHYQTGGIVAAPTTSLPEDFRGSRNWDYRYCWLRDAALTLEAMLTHGYESEALKWRNWLLRALAGDPEDIQIMYGVAGERDLPEKELRHLPGYQNSKPVRIGNAAVDQYQADVVGEVMVALERLRLAGGKEDSFSWALQQALLGYVEKHFDDKDCGLWEIRGTAEYFTHSRVMMWAAFDCGVRAVRDHGMSGPIKRWEELCERLRAEIMDQGFNRELKSFTQTYGGRHVDAALLVLPQVGFLAYDDENMLGTVALLEKELLTEEGLLMRYRTETGIDGLEPGEHPFLACSFWLVEQYARAGRWAEATRLMDMLLGFSNELGLLSEEYAVKESRMAGNYPQAFSHLALVRAADAMHRVDRLSLAVQKTA; from the coding sequence GTGGACTTCGAGCTGACGTGGTTTCCTTCGCACCTTGACGTGCCAGCCGCAGTCGACGTGGACGCAGCCCTCAGCGAGACAGTTGATTACTGGACCCGTTGGGGAGAACACTGCCGCCAGGATGGGGACTATGGGGGCGCGGTGAAGCGATCGTTGCTGGTGCTGCGTGCTCTGACGCACTATCAGACGGGCGGCATTGTCGCTGCCCCGACAACGTCCTTGCCTGAGGATTTTCGGGGTTCACGCAACTGGGACTACCGGTATTGCTGGCTTCGCGATGCCGCTTTGACGCTCGAAGCCATGCTGACCCATGGCTACGAATCGGAGGCACTTAAGTGGCGGAACTGGCTGTTGCGGGCCCTTGCCGGTGATCCGGAAGACATCCAGATCATGTACGGAGTGGCTGGCGAGCGGGATCTGCCGGAGAAAGAGCTGCGTCATCTCCCTGGTTACCAGAATTCGAAGCCGGTGCGGATCGGAAATGCAGCAGTCGACCAGTACCAGGCGGACGTCGTGGGCGAAGTCATGGTCGCCCTCGAAAGGCTGCGTCTGGCCGGGGGCAAGGAAGACTCCTTTTCCTGGGCGCTTCAGCAGGCACTCCTCGGCTATGTGGAAAAGCACTTTGATGACAAGGACTGCGGCTTGTGGGAGATTCGGGGCACCGCCGAATACTTCACGCACTCCCGGGTCATGATGTGGGCAGCATTCGACTGCGGCGTTCGGGCGGTACGGGACCACGGGATGTCTGGCCCCATTAAGCGCTGGGAGGAACTTTGCGAACGGTTGCGGGCCGAAATCATGGATCAGGGGTTCAACCGCGAGTTGAAGTCCTTTACTCAGACCTATGGAGGGCGACATGTAGATGCGGCTTTACTGGTCTTGCCTCAGGTTGGTTTCCTTGCTTACGATGACGAAAATATGCTCGGCACCGTTGCCCTTCTGGAAAAGGAGCTCCTGACTGAGGAAGGGTTGCTGATGCGATACCGTACTGAAACTGGAATCGACGGGCTTGAACCGGGCGAGCACCCATTTCTCGCCTGTTCCTTCTGGCTGGTGGAGCAATATGCTCGCGCAGGCCGCTGGGCCGAAGCCACAAGGCTGATGGACATGCTCTTGGGTTTCTCCAATGAACTTGGCCTGCTTAGCGAAGAGTATGCGGTGAAGGAGTCGAGGATGGCGGGCAACTACCCCCAAGCATTTTCCCATCTAGCCTTGGTTCGGGCCGCGGACGCAATGCACCGAGTGGATCGCCTCAGTCTCGCAGTCCAGAAAACCGCGTGA
- a CDS encoding trehalase-like domain-containing protein → MAVPIEDYAFLSDLSTGALISRQGGVDWLCLPRFDSASIFGALLGSEEHGRWLLTPNDPDAHVVERLYVDSTFVLETTWKTSRGKVRITDFMPVGEGRSSLMRRVTGVSGAVTLRQELRIRPRYGAVLPWMSRRRVNATPEGSEVLFAMAGPDAWGVEGAPSTPRP, encoded by the coding sequence ATGGCCGTACCTATAGAGGACTATGCGTTCCTATCGGATCTCTCTACCGGGGCTCTAATCTCCCGGCAGGGCGGGGTCGACTGGCTCTGTCTTCCCCGCTTTGACTCCGCATCAATCTTTGGTGCGTTGTTGGGGAGTGAGGAACACGGACGATGGCTGCTCACGCCCAATGACCCGGATGCTCACGTCGTGGAGCGCCTTTATGTGGACTCCACTTTCGTCCTTGAAACAACTTGGAAAACTTCCAGGGGAAAAGTCCGAATTACTGACTTCATGCCTGTAGGAGAAGGCCGTTCATCGCTGATGCGTAGAGTTACCGGCGTGAGCGGAGCCGTCACCTTGCGTCAGGAGTTGAGGATCCGCCCGCGTTACGGCGCCGTATTGCCGTGGATGAGCCGTCGTCGAGTGAACGCCACGCCAGAGGGATCCGAAGTATTGTTTGCTATGGCTGGCCCGGATGCTTGGGGCGTTGAGGGGGCGCCATCTACCCCGCGCCCATGA
- a CDS encoding hydantoinase B/oxoprolinase family protein, with product MTLTANETSTAGGADDESQPLTAQEQQWVDQFMDDTTLFLGPDPAIMRSHQITSRSAYEEECISKGVDPIQVDRIRKRLAGALDEGYEMCEAMGAAPGAKWGDLTTAIYTAEGDVTYLSCHGVIAFSAILHHPIRYIMKYWKDEPTVGINPGDGFIHNDARYGNVHNTDQSMITPIMRDGQIIAWVAATIHEGENGACEPGGMPSGSETPFDDGLRMSPFKIVEKGELRRDLLTFLQHSVRDPKLQLADIKVKIGAVQRIQERVDSIIDEVGIETFVAALRVTVEDVEQEVKRRISELPDGTVTFNQFMDSTLKENILIKFACKVTVKGENMTVDLRGTGPEILNRAINSPLCSVKSMMMQAILAFWWPDLPRCTSAMSPIDIISDEHTWADAGYDAPMGQSLQASFRGFSALQTAFAKMQFSNPEKFSNVLAPWFNQINTFLWGGLTQHGDQVGNLCADLNGMGGGAKAFRDGEDAVSPLFCAMADTAEQEVMEEEVPFMQLVSKRIVRDNQGFGKNSGGMGYEMIVAAEGTPMWGFMTVTSGSKFSSVTGMFGGYGCSTNPLAMVKGINIYDIIRKDSSQFDLSMERIMNEQPYEGGKYTTAHMGLQFDVAKDGELYMIAQGSGGGYGDVLERDPESVAKDLELGRISAHVATSIYGVVWNPETFVVDEEATLQLRQDARRARIARGKPYKEFLESYVQSEPPKDLLYYGSWGDDTDELTATHFTNNGAERVKATVDKLPLIMLPDRREVKIGLLEERIRELETKHGELIQRKS from the coding sequence ATGACGCTTACAGCAAATGAAACCAGCACCGCCGGAGGAGCCGACGACGAGTCGCAGCCGCTGACTGCCCAGGAGCAGCAGTGGGTGGACCAGTTCATGGACGACACCACCCTATTCCTCGGCCCCGACCCGGCCATCATGCGCAGCCACCAGATCACCTCCCGTTCGGCCTATGAAGAGGAGTGCATCTCCAAGGGTGTGGACCCCATCCAGGTCGACCGAATCCGGAAGCGGCTGGCCGGTGCCCTGGATGAGGGCTACGAAATGTGCGAGGCCATGGGAGCCGCCCCCGGTGCGAAGTGGGGGGATCTGACGACGGCGATCTACACCGCAGAAGGGGACGTCACCTATCTGTCCTGCCACGGAGTCATCGCGTTCTCCGCGATCCTGCACCACCCGATCCGGTACATCATGAAGTACTGGAAGGACGAGCCGACGGTGGGGATCAACCCCGGCGACGGATTCATCCATAATGATGCCCGGTACGGGAACGTCCACAACACCGACCAGTCGATGATTACTCCGATCATGCGCGATGGGCAGATCATTGCGTGGGTCGCGGCGACCATCCACGAGGGTGAGAACGGTGCCTGCGAGCCCGGCGGAATGCCGTCCGGCTCCGAAACACCGTTCGATGACGGATTGCGGATGTCGCCGTTCAAGATTGTTGAAAAGGGCGAACTGCGCCGGGATCTGCTGACCTTCCTGCAGCACTCAGTCCGCGACCCCAAACTGCAGCTGGCCGATATTAAGGTCAAGATCGGTGCAGTCCAGCGAATCCAGGAACGCGTCGACAGCATCATTGACGAAGTGGGGATCGAGACATTCGTGGCCGCCCTTCGAGTGACGGTGGAAGACGTGGAGCAGGAAGTCAAACGCCGCATCAGCGAGCTTCCTGATGGAACCGTGACCTTCAACCAGTTCATGGACTCCACGCTGAAAGAAAACATACTGATCAAGTTCGCCTGCAAGGTGACGGTCAAGGGCGAGAACATGACAGTCGACCTGCGCGGGACCGGCCCGGAAATCCTTAACCGGGCCATCAACTCCCCGCTGTGTTCGGTCAAATCGATGATGATGCAAGCGATCCTCGCGTTCTGGTGGCCGGACCTGCCAAGGTGCACCTCGGCGATGTCCCCCATCGATATCATCTCGGATGAACACACTTGGGCCGACGCCGGTTACGATGCGCCGATGGGGCAGTCACTGCAGGCCTCTTTCCGGGGATTCTCTGCCCTTCAGACAGCGTTTGCCAAGATGCAGTTCTCCAACCCGGAAAAGTTCTCCAATGTGCTGGCTCCCTGGTTCAACCAGATCAACACGTTCCTGTGGGGAGGCTTGACCCAGCACGGCGATCAGGTGGGCAACCTGTGCGCGGACCTCAACGGCATGGGCGGCGGGGCCAAGGCGTTCCGCGATGGTGAAGATGCCGTCTCCCCGTTGTTCTGTGCCATGGCCGACACAGCTGAACAGGAGGTCATGGAAGAGGAGGTTCCTTTCATGCAGCTTGTCAGCAAGCGGATCGTCCGCGACAACCAGGGCTTCGGGAAAAACAGCGGCGGCATGGGCTACGAGATGATCGTTGCCGCCGAAGGAACACCGATGTGGGGCTTCATGACCGTTACGTCGGGCTCCAAGTTTTCCTCTGTGACAGGGATGTTCGGCGGCTACGGCTGCAGCACCAACCCGCTGGCCATGGTCAAGGGCATCAACATCTACGACATCATCCGTAAGGACTCCAGCCAGTTCGATTTGTCGATGGAACGAATCATGAACGAACAGCCCTATGAAGGCGGGAAATACACCACCGCCCACATGGGTCTTCAGTTCGACGTCGCCAAGGACGGCGAGCTGTACATGATCGCCCAGGGCTCCGGCGGCGGCTACGGTGACGTTTTGGAACGCGACCCGGAGTCGGTGGCCAAGGATCTGGAGCTCGGCCGCATTTCGGCGCATGTTGCCACGAGCATCTACGGCGTTGTCTGGAATCCTGAGACCTTCGTGGTGGACGAAGAAGCAACGCTTCAGCTGCGCCAGGATGCCCGGCGTGCCCGCATCGCCCGGGGCAAGCCGTATAAGGAGTTCCTCGAGAGCTACGTGCAGTCTGAGCCGCCGAAAGACCTGCTCTACTACGGGTCCTGGGGGGACGACACCGACGAGCTGACAGCAACGCACTTCACCAACAACGGCGCGGAACGGGTCAAGGCGACAGTGGACAAGCTGCCGCTGATCATGCTTCCGGACCGCCGGGAAGTGAAGATCGGCCTGTTGGAGGAGAGGATCCGCGAACTGGAAACGAAGCACGGGGAACTCATCCAGCGCAAGTCTTAG
- a CDS encoding carboxymuconolactone decarboxylase family protein, translating to MTVSGTHQESYDTGLGIRNHVMGAAHVECSLGQTSDFSQPVQDLVTEYAWGKVWSRPGLDLKTRSMLNLAMLTALNRPHEFAGHVRGAVRNGVTEQEIQEVLLQTMIYCGAPAALESFRVAETVLREMRQPD from the coding sequence GTGACAGTTTCCGGAACACATCAGGAGAGCTACGACACGGGTTTAGGGATCCGCAACCATGTCATGGGTGCAGCCCATGTCGAATGCAGCCTTGGACAGACCAGCGACTTTTCCCAGCCAGTCCAGGACCTGGTCACCGAGTACGCGTGGGGAAAGGTATGGTCCAGGCCGGGGCTGGATCTGAAGACGCGAAGCATGCTGAATCTTGCGATGCTGACGGCACTCAACCGTCCCCACGAATTCGCAGGACATGTCCGCGGTGCAGTCAGAAACGGTGTGACCGAGCAGGAAATACAGGAAGTACTGTTGCAGACAATGATCTACTGTGGCGCGCCTGCTGCTCTTGAGTCTTTTCGCGTAGCGGAGACGGTCCTGAGGGAGATGCGGCAGCCGGACTGA
- a CDS encoding LuxR C-terminal-related transcriptional regulator has product MWLSLDRDDNNTVWFLSHLLEAIGRARPEFDEDLQQLLEERPDDAERYVIPALVNAIDEGGEDIVVVLDDWHLVTDKRTLAVVERLLDAGGAHLSFIITSRTRSGLPLGRLMVRGQLVEVDAVSLRFDRTESQSFLVDINRLDLDGDDVASLHRTTEGWIAALQLVSLSLRDHREASDLIERLSGAHQSIGEYLAENVFNTLEPDVLNFLLTSSVPERLCAGLASALSGVEQGQAMLEQVQAQDLFLQPLDEDGTWYRYHHLFEDYLRRRLERDYPGRIKELHLTAARWYSENGFPSDAVDHALAAHDVDFAVQIVESRAMWLVEHSSMATLLALVGKIPADRVAGQARLQMAIAWANTLLHLAAEAQIALDQARAVMSSDATLGDDDRFELEVESLVVQSCIDMYGDDVSRVGALDEECFAQASRLRPWIVSVGANLSTFKKIHDGQYELALEQQLWANKFHNQVSGPFSNVYGHCFAGLAAYALLDMDQVEKQFDMAVDLGRSHAGRHSHAARLAGAMKGQLLYERGALDKAERLLEETHELGSEGGVVDFMISTFATLARIKELRGDSSKAAEILDEGDSVADSLGLPRLKLVINLERVHMGLRPKPFQPGLAPGVPVVHGTPGQRLEGLSESSYQIFLATQIRAALADAAPAVAATPEHLSAVETARLLLERAAAYLGPRSELHARLLLSAALQQAGLHYEAEETVLPALNTCCRLGLVRPVLDGGAACSELVRSVSEKLRLGTVNYDCHPDLGGFLSLLIRLDSNAAVNRGSSPSRSAAAHYSGSPMLAVAEPGLSEREQTILLLVDKGRSNREIAHELHLGINTVKWYLKNLFSSLGVGDRQGCVDEARRRHLLRSD; this is encoded by the coding sequence GTGTGGCTCTCCCTGGACCGCGATGACAACAACACCGTATGGTTCTTGTCCCATTTACTGGAGGCCATCGGAAGGGCAAGGCCGGAGTTCGATGAGGACTTGCAGCAGCTGCTAGAAGAACGGCCCGATGACGCAGAACGGTATGTCATCCCGGCTCTTGTCAATGCCATTGATGAAGGCGGTGAGGACATAGTCGTCGTGTTGGATGACTGGCATCTGGTCACCGACAAGCGCACTCTTGCCGTCGTAGAACGCCTGTTGGACGCCGGAGGGGCGCATCTGTCCTTCATCATCACCAGCCGAACCCGCTCAGGGCTCCCGCTCGGGCGCCTTATGGTACGCGGCCAGCTGGTTGAGGTGGATGCCGTCTCGTTGCGGTTCGACCGGACGGAATCCCAATCATTTCTCGTAGACATCAACCGTCTGGACCTTGATGGAGACGACGTGGCCAGTCTCCATCGGACAACGGAAGGCTGGATTGCTGCCCTGCAACTGGTGTCCCTCTCTTTGCGCGATCATCGGGAGGCCTCGGACCTGATCGAACGCCTGTCCGGAGCGCATCAGTCGATTGGTGAGTATCTGGCGGAGAACGTTTTCAACACTCTGGAACCTGATGTGTTGAACTTCCTTCTGACCTCTTCTGTTCCGGAGCGGCTCTGCGCGGGACTCGCGTCCGCGCTGTCGGGTGTGGAACAGGGCCAAGCCATGCTCGAACAGGTCCAGGCCCAAGACTTGTTTTTGCAGCCGCTTGACGAGGACGGCACCTGGTACCGCTATCACCATCTTTTCGAGGACTATCTGCGACGACGCCTAGAGCGCGACTACCCGGGTCGTATCAAGGAGCTGCATCTGACGGCAGCGCGCTGGTATTCGGAGAACGGATTTCCAAGCGATGCCGTCGACCATGCATTGGCCGCACATGACGTGGATTTCGCCGTGCAAATCGTGGAGTCCCGTGCGATGTGGCTGGTGGAACATTCAAGTATGGCTACCTTGCTTGCACTCGTCGGCAAAATCCCGGCTGATCGTGTTGCTGGCCAGGCCCGGCTCCAGATGGCCATAGCGTGGGCAAACACGCTGCTTCACCTCGCCGCGGAAGCGCAGATCGCCCTCGATCAGGCCCGAGCGGTGATGTCCTCCGATGCGACATTAGGCGACGACGACCGCTTTGAACTCGAAGTTGAGAGCCTCGTGGTCCAGAGCTGCATTGATATGTACGGCGACGATGTGAGCCGAGTTGGAGCACTGGATGAAGAGTGCTTCGCCCAAGCGAGCAGGCTCCGACCTTGGATCGTTTCCGTCGGTGCGAATCTGTCGACGTTCAAAAAAATTCACGACGGCCAGTATGAACTTGCACTGGAACAGCAACTTTGGGCGAACAAGTTCCATAACCAAGTCTCGGGCCCATTCAGCAATGTCTACGGACACTGCTTTGCGGGTCTGGCAGCCTACGCTCTGCTCGACATGGATCAGGTCGAAAAGCAATTCGACATGGCCGTCGATCTGGGACGAAGCCATGCCGGACGACATTCGCACGCAGCCCGACTGGCCGGAGCAATGAAAGGCCAGCTACTTTACGAACGTGGCGCGCTAGACAAAGCTGAAAGGCTTCTTGAGGAAACACATGAGCTGGGATCAGAAGGCGGAGTCGTCGACTTCATGATTTCCACCTTTGCCACTCTCGCCAGAATCAAGGAACTTCGTGGAGACTCGTCTAAGGCTGCTGAGATACTCGATGAAGGCGACTCGGTAGCCGACAGCCTGGGACTTCCGAGGCTTAAACTCGTCATCAATCTTGAACGAGTGCATATGGGCCTCAGACCCAAGCCATTCCAACCGGGCCTCGCCCCGGGCGTTCCCGTAGTGCACGGTACTCCGGGACAACGGCTGGAAGGACTGTCCGAATCCAGCTACCAGATTTTCCTGGCTACCCAGATCCGTGCGGCGCTGGCCGATGCCGCGCCCGCTGTCGCAGCTACTCCAGAGCACCTCTCCGCCGTCGAGACAGCCCGTCTTCTGCTGGAAAGGGCCGCGGCCTACTTGGGCCCACGGTCGGAATTGCACGCCCGCCTACTGTTGTCCGCTGCGCTCCAGCAGGCAGGACTCCATTACGAGGCTGAAGAGACCGTCCTGCCGGCGCTCAACACATGTTGCAGGTTAGGCCTTGTCAGGCCAGTACTGGACGGCGGCGCCGCCTGCTCCGAACTGGTGCGCTCTGTCTCTGAAAAATTGAGGCTCGGCACGGTGAACTACGATTGCCACCCAGATCTCGGAGGGTTTCTCAGCCTCCTGATCCGGCTGGATTCAAATGCAGCCGTCAACCGCGGCAGTTCCCCTTCCCGAAGCGCAGCAGCACACTACAGCGGGTCGCCAATGCTGGCAGTTGCAGAGCCCGGTTTGTCAGAACGAGAACAGACTATTCTGCTCCTGGTTGACAAGGGCCGGTCCAATCGCGAGATCGCCCACGAACTTCACTTGGGGATTAACACGGTGAAGTGGTATCTCAAGAATCTGTTCAGCAGCCTTGGCGTCGGCGACCGCCAAGGCTGTGTCGACGAAGCGCGCCGCAGACATTTGCTGCGTTCAGATTGA